In Fundidesulfovibrio magnetotacticus, the following are encoded in one genomic region:
- the qmoC gene encoding quinone-interacting membrane-bound oxidoreductase complex subunit QmoC, with protein MSSPVRIQPDPSFVRELQAAGGDSVKKCYQCATCSVACPLSPPENPYPRKEMVWAQWGLKDKLMNDIDVWLCHNCGTCSDLCPRGAKPADTLAAIRNMTYRKLVGPECLGEWMSSSKHLPKLIAVPAIYFALIWIIRMGGFGIPEGDIRFGKLFPGDTTIDPSFILLFIFMGWSFYKGVMNMWKSFGGLPKTFELGDVSSKPTLVQAVIDVVRDEIVTHRKWNDCGNDNTERFKGHWAILFSFVALAIVTGIVAVSHWGSYVPGFGWLHVLGDTPMPLYSPVKLLAVAGMAGGIYGLVMLTRRRLNLDAQKQGSSYYDWYLLGVIWAVFATGAGAFLLRLAGVAGLAYPVYYLHLITVFMLFAYLPWSKLGHLVYRTTALVYARMSGRLPLSRVEDKIFEI; from the coding sequence ATGTCTTCTCCGGTCCGGATACAACCCGACCCGAGCTTCGTCAGGGAGCTCCAGGCGGCCGGTGGCGACTCCGTCAAGAAGTGCTACCAGTGCGCCACCTGCTCCGTGGCCTGCCCGCTGTCCCCGCCCGAGAACCCCTATCCCCGCAAGGAGATGGTCTGGGCGCAGTGGGGCCTCAAAGACAAGCTCATGAACGACATCGACGTGTGGCTGTGCCACAACTGCGGCACCTGCTCGGACCTCTGCCCCCGCGGAGCCAAGCCTGCCGACACCCTGGCCGCCATCCGCAACATGACCTACCGCAAGCTGGTGGGGCCCGAGTGCCTGGGCGAGTGGATGAGCTCTTCCAAGCATCTGCCTAAGTTGATCGCCGTTCCGGCCATCTACTTCGCGCTGATCTGGATCATCCGCATGGGCGGCTTCGGCATCCCCGAAGGCGACATCAGGTTCGGCAAGCTCTTCCCCGGCGACACCACCATCGACCCCTCGTTCATCCTCCTTTTCATCTTCATGGGATGGAGCTTCTACAAGGGCGTGATGAACATGTGGAAGTCCTTCGGCGGGCTGCCCAAGACCTTTGAGCTGGGCGATGTTTCTTCCAAGCCCACCCTGGTCCAGGCCGTCATCGACGTCGTGCGCGACGAGATCGTCACCCACCGCAAGTGGAACGACTGCGGCAACGACAACACAGAGCGCTTCAAGGGGCACTGGGCCATCCTGTTCTCCTTCGTGGCCCTGGCCATCGTCACCGGCATCGTGGCCGTGTCCCACTGGGGCTCCTACGTGCCGGGCTTCGGCTGGCTCCACGTGCTGGGCGACACCCCCATGCCCCTCTACAGCCCGGTGAAGCTCCTGGCCGTGGCGGGCATGGCTGGCGGCATTTACGGACTGGTGATGCTCACCCGCCGCCGCCTGAACCTGGACGCCCAGAAGCAGGGCTCCAGCTACTACGACTGGTACCTGCTTGGCGTGATCTGGGCCGTGTTCGCCACGGGCGCGGGCGCGTTCCTGCTGCGCCTTGCGGGCGTGGCCGGACTGGCCTACCCCGTGTACTACCTGCACCTGATCACGGTGTTCATGTTGTTCGCCTATCTGCCCTGGTCCAAGCTGGGGCACCTGGTCTACCGCACGACGGCCCTGGTGTATGCGCGCATGAGCGGCAGGCTGCCCCTCTCGCGCGTTGAAGACAAAATTTTCGAGATCTAA
- a CDS encoding hydrogenase iron-sulfur subunit has protein sequence MAEKIGVYVCGGCGIGESVDLDAVCAAVKNKYQPQCPVIEKTPVLCSPEGVEAVKKAVAVAGLDGVVLAACTPRSKWDVLQFGDAVQVERVNLREQAVWSFDKATGALEKAKGIDDMQIICNEYTLMGVAKMTKSKIPAPEAIEAFKTIMVLGGGWTGIQAATAAASLGYDVVLVEKADTLGGKVAGMWKSFPLSYPYTESVDPGLDKLIKQMNDTGKVTVFTSTTLEKLSGAPAQYKALLSNGQTLEIGAVVLATGWDKGDTKYLAPLGYGQLKNVVTTAELEAMAKVGSIARPSDGQTPGRVAFLLNTNKCTTQACPADVTVECEAPAETKPAEGEEAPAEPTFCDLESQRHLALSSELSSLVALKQANYVVEKNPEAAAYIFYDHMMVPGINERYYKAAQDNPGIMLSKAQIESVKAGPADTVILSMTDTLLGEAVEIEADLLVLPTAMVPTTAHAPTINLEYRQGLAFPDLGLFEGYADSNYICFPYETRRTGIYAAGGVRQPMGLALASEDAMGAALKAIQCVSSANRGVAVHPRSGDRSYPVFNFVRCTQCKRCTEECPFGALDDDPKGTPMPNPTRCRRCGTCMGACPERVISFDNYNIDMIGTMIREMQVPPKMDVGGPRVLILACENDAYPALDMAALRGKSWSPYVRVIPVRCLGSVNAIWVADAMSKGIDGVMLLGCKFGDDYQCHFVKGSELCNRRKENISESLKRLGVEPERVDQLQVAIDEYDTVPAMIDEFMDMIVKMGPNPFKGY, from the coding sequence ATGGCCGAGAAAATAGGCGTTTACGTCTGCGGCGGCTGCGGTATCGGCGAGTCCGTCGATCTGGACGCCGTGTGCGCCGCGGTGAAGAACAAGTACCAGCCGCAGTGCCCGGTCATCGAAAAAACCCCCGTGCTCTGCTCGCCCGAGGGCGTCGAGGCAGTGAAGAAAGCTGTCGCCGTGGCAGGACTGGACGGCGTGGTCCTGGCTGCCTGCACCCCCAGGTCCAAGTGGGATGTCCTCCAGTTCGGCGACGCGGTCCAGGTGGAGCGCGTCAACCTGCGCGAGCAGGCCGTCTGGAGCTTCGACAAGGCCACCGGGGCGCTTGAAAAGGCCAAGGGCATCGACGACATGCAGATCATCTGCAACGAGTACACGCTCATGGGCGTGGCCAAGATGACCAAGTCCAAGATCCCCGCGCCCGAGGCCATCGAGGCCTTCAAGACCATCATGGTCCTGGGCGGCGGTTGGACCGGCATCCAGGCCGCCACCGCCGCGGCCTCCCTGGGCTACGACGTGGTGCTGGTGGAAAAGGCCGACACCCTCGGCGGCAAGGTCGCCGGGATGTGGAAGTCCTTCCCCCTGAGCTACCCCTACACCGAATCCGTCGATCCCGGCCTGGACAAGCTCATCAAGCAGATGAACGACACGGGCAAGGTCACGGTGTTCACCTCCACCACCCTGGAGAAGCTCTCGGGAGCCCCGGCCCAGTACAAGGCCCTGCTCTCCAACGGGCAGACCCTGGAGATCGGCGCGGTGGTGCTGGCCACCGGCTGGGACAAGGGCGACACCAAGTACCTGGCCCCCCTGGGCTACGGCCAGCTCAAGAACGTGGTCACCACGGCCGAGCTGGAAGCCATGGCCAAGGTCGGCTCCATCGCCCGCCCCAGCGACGGCCAGACCCCCGGCCGCGTGGCCTTCCTGCTCAACACCAACAAGTGCACCACCCAGGCTTGCCCTGCCGACGTGACTGTCGAGTGCGAGGCCCCCGCCGAGACCAAACCCGCCGAGGGCGAGGAAGCCCCGGCCGAGCCGACCTTCTGCGACCTGGAAAGCCAGCGCCACCTGGCCCTGTCCTCAGAGCTGTCGTCGCTGGTGGCGCTCAAGCAGGCCAACTACGTCGTCGAGAAGAACCCCGAGGCTGCCGCCTACATCTTCTACGACCACATGATGGTCCCCGGCATCAACGAGCGCTACTACAAGGCCGCCCAGGACAACCCCGGGATCATGCTTTCCAAGGCTCAGATCGAGTCCGTGAAAGCCGGCCCCGCCGACACGGTGATCCTCTCCATGACCGACACCCTGCTGGGCGAGGCCGTGGAGATCGAGGCCGACCTGCTGGTGCTGCCCACGGCCATGGTGCCCACCACGGCCCACGCCCCCACCATCAACCTGGAATACCGCCAGGGCCTGGCCTTCCCGGACCTGGGCCTCTTCGAGGGCTACGCGGACTCCAACTACATCTGCTTCCCTTACGAGACCCGGCGCACCGGCATCTACGCCGCCGGCGGCGTTCGCCAGCCCATGGGCCTGGCCCTGGCCAGCGAAGACGCCATGGGCGCGGCCCTCAAGGCCATCCAGTGCGTCTCCAGCGCCAACCGCGGCGTGGCAGTCCACCCGCGTTCGGGCGACCGCAGCTACCCGGTGTTCAACTTCGTGCGCTGCACCCAGTGCAAGCGTTGCACCGAGGAGTGCCCGTTCGGAGCGCTCGATGACGATCCCAAGGGCACCCCGATGCCCAACCCCACGCGCTGCCGCCGCTGCGGCACGTGCATGGGCGCCTGCCCCGAACGCGTCATCAGCTTCGACAACTACAACATCGACATGATCGGCACCATGATCCGTGAGATGCAGGTGCCCCCCAAGATGGATGTGGGCGGCCCGCGCGTGCTCATCCTGGCCTGCGAAAACGACGCCTACCCGGCCCTGGACATGGCGGCGCTTCGCGGCAAGTCCTGGAGCCCCTACGTGCGCGTGATCCCCGTGCGCTGCCTGGGCTCCGTGAACGCCATCTGGGTGGCCGACGCCATGTCCAAGGGCATCGACGGCGTGATGCTCCTGGGCTGCAAGTTCGGCGACGACTACCAGTGCCACTTCGTGAAGGGCTCGGAACTGTGCAACCGCCGCAAGGAGAACATCTCCGAGTCGCTCAAGCGCCTGGGCGTTGAACCCGAGCGCGTCGACCAGCTCCAGGTGGCCATCGACGAATACGACACCGTGCCCGCCATGATCGACGAGTTCATGGACATGATCGTGAAAATGGGTCCCAACCCGTTCAAAGGATACTAG
- a CDS encoding CoB--CoM heterodisulfide reductase iron-sulfur subunit A family protein, with translation MSGNAILVAGGGFSGITAALEAAEMGYEVILVEKNPYLGGRVAQLNQYFPKLCPPSCGLEIQFQRIRNNPKVKVLTMAEVVKVSGKTGDFDVTVTVRPRYVNEKCTACGDCAEAAETKVPCEFDLGMGQRKVAFRPNIFAFPMRYVFEKNRCSEAEGKKIEASCKYGAIDLADKERTVTFKVGAIVEATGWKPYDMSKLENLGAGKLKNVISNMQMERLCAPNGPTGGLLLRPSDKAAPKRVAFVQCAGSRDENHLNYCSYICCMASLKQATYVRERVPEALVSIFYIDLRTPGRYQKFLEKVSADPKLSLVKGKVAAITETPGGKVLCTVENVETGIKNVEEFDLVVLATGMQPSTSGENVAVNAPRDEEGFFIGSDGSGVIATGCAKLPLDVMRSAQSATGAALKAIQTVAGR, from the coding sequence ATGTCTGGCAACGCGATTCTGGTGGCCGGAGGGGGCTTCAGCGGCATCACCGCTGCCCTCGAGGCCGCCGAAATGGGCTACGAGGTCATCCTCGTGGAGAAGAACCCGTACCTGGGGGGAAGGGTTGCTCAGCTCAACCAGTATTTCCCCAAACTCTGCCCGCCCTCGTGCGGTCTTGAAATCCAATTCCAGCGCATCCGCAACAACCCCAAGGTCAAGGTGCTCACCATGGCCGAGGTGGTGAAAGTCTCCGGCAAGACCGGCGACTTCGACGTGACCGTCACCGTGCGGCCGCGCTACGTCAACGAGAAGTGCACCGCCTGCGGCGACTGCGCCGAGGCCGCCGAGACCAAGGTTCCCTGCGAGTTCGACCTGGGCATGGGTCAGCGCAAGGTGGCCTTCCGTCCCAACATCTTCGCCTTTCCCATGCGCTACGTGTTCGAGAAGAACCGTTGCTCCGAAGCCGAGGGCAAGAAGATTGAAGCTTCCTGCAAGTACGGCGCGATCGACCTGGCCGACAAGGAGCGCACCGTCACCTTCAAGGTGGGCGCCATCGTCGAGGCCACCGGCTGGAAGCCCTACGACATGTCCAAGCTGGAGAACCTCGGCGCGGGCAAGCTCAAGAACGTCATCTCCAACATGCAGATGGAACGTCTCTGCGCGCCCAACGGCCCCACCGGCGGTCTGCTGCTGCGCCCCAGCGACAAGGCCGCTCCCAAGCGGGTGGCGTTCGTCCAGTGCGCCGGTTCGCGCGACGAGAACCATCTGAACTACTGCTCTTACATCTGCTGCATGGCCAGCCTCAAGCAGGCCACCTACGTGCGCGAGCGCGTGCCCGAAGCGCTGGTTTCCATCTTCTACATCGACCTGCGCACCCCCGGCCGCTACCAGAAGTTCCTGGAGAAAGTCTCCGCCGATCCCAAGCTCTCCCTGGTCAAGGGCAAGGTTGCCGCCATCACCGAGACCCCCGGCGGCAAGGTGCTCTGCACGGTCGAGAACGTTGAGACCGGCATCAAGAACGTGGAAGAGTTCGACCTGGTGGTCCTGGCCACCGGCATGCAGCCTTCCACCAGCGGCGAGAACGTGGCCGTGAACGCGCCCCGGGACGAGGAAGGCTTTTTCATCGGCTCGGACGGCTCGGGCGTCATCGCCACGGGCTGCGCCAAGCTGCCCTTGGACGTCATGCGCTCGGCCCAGTCGGCCACAGGCGCGGCGCTCAAGGCCATTCAAACGGTTGCGGGGAGGTAG
- the aprA gene encoding adenylyl-sulfate reductase subunit alpha: MPRIPMKEEAKGVALAEPVVEEKYVDILMVGGGMGNCGAAFEAVRWADKVGGNLSIMLVDKASMERSGAVAQGLSAINTYLGKNNADDYVRMVRTDLMGLVREDLIFDLGRHVDDSVHLFEEWGLPCWTKDAHGHNLDGAQSKAAGVSLRTGADPVRSGRWQIMINGESYKCIVAEAAKNALGQDRYIERLFIVKLLNDTKEPNRVAGAVGFSTRENKVTIFTCNAMVVACGGAVNVYKPRSTGEGLGRAWYPVWNAGSTYTMCAQAGAEMTMMENRFVPARFKDGYGPVGAWFLLFKAKATNSKGEDYCSTNRAMLKPYEDRGYAKGHIIPTCLRNHMMLAEMRAGRGPIYMDTAGALQATFATMTPEQQKHLESEAWEDFLDMCVGQANLWAAMNIEPEKSGSEIMPTEPYLLGSHSGCCGIWASGPDEDWVPEEYKVRADNGKVYNRMTTVNGLWTCADGVGASGHKFSSGSHAEGRIVGKQMVRWCVDHKDYKPSIAAKADELKKEIYQPWYTFEQYKGVSTDPVINPNFISPKNFMMRLIKCTDEYGGGVGTLYTTSASLLGTGFKLLAMLEEDSKKLAARDLHELMRCWEQFHRLWTVRLHMQHIAFREESRYPGFYYRGDFPGLDDSKWKCFVNSKYDPATRETKIFKRPYIQIIPDAQ, encoded by the coding sequence ATGCCCCGTATTCCGATGAAAGAAGAGGCGAAGGGCGTCGCTCTCGCCGAACCTGTCGTTGAAGAAAAGTACGTCGACATCCTGATGGTCGGCGGCGGCATGGGCAACTGCGGCGCGGCCTTCGAGGCCGTGCGCTGGGCCGACAAGGTCGGCGGCAACCTGTCCATCATGCTGGTGGACAAGGCCTCCATGGAGCGTTCCGGCGCCGTGGCCCAGGGCCTCTCCGCCATCAACACCTACCTGGGCAAGAACAACGCCGACGACTACGTCCGCATGGTCCGCACCGACCTGATGGGCCTCGTCCGCGAAGACCTGATCTTCGACCTGGGCCGCCACGTCGACGACTCCGTCCACCTGTTCGAAGAGTGGGGCCTGCCCTGCTGGACCAAGGACGCCCACGGCCACAACCTCGACGGCGCCCAGTCCAAGGCCGCCGGCGTCTCCCTGCGCACCGGCGCCGACCCCGTCCGCTCCGGCCGCTGGCAGATCATGATCAACGGCGAGTCCTACAAGTGCATCGTGGCCGAAGCGGCCAAGAACGCCCTGGGCCAGGACCGCTACATCGAGCGCCTCTTCATCGTGAAGCTGCTCAACGACACCAAGGAGCCCAACCGCGTCGCCGGCGCCGTTGGCTTCTCCACCCGCGAAAACAAGGTGACCATCTTCACCTGCAACGCCATGGTCGTGGCCTGCGGCGGCGCGGTGAACGTGTACAAGCCCCGCTCCACCGGTGAAGGCCTCGGCCGCGCCTGGTACCCCGTGTGGAACGCCGGTTCCACCTACACCATGTGCGCTCAGGCCGGCGCTGAGATGACCATGATGGAAAACCGCTTCGTGCCCGCCCGCTTCAAGGACGGCTACGGACCGGTCGGCGCCTGGTTCCTGCTCTTCAAGGCCAAGGCGACCAACTCCAAGGGCGAGGACTACTGCTCCACCAACCGCGCCATGCTGAAGCCCTACGAGGATCGCGGCTACGCCAAGGGTCACATCATCCCGACCTGCCTGCGTAACCACATGATGCTCGCCGAAATGCGCGCCGGCCGCGGCCCCATTTACATGGACACCGCGGGCGCCCTGCAGGCTACCTTCGCCACCATGACTCCCGAGCAGCAGAAGCACCTCGAGAGCGAGGCCTGGGAAGACTTCCTCGACATGTGCGTGGGCCAGGCCAACCTGTGGGCCGCCATGAACATCGAGCCCGAGAAGTCCGGCTCCGAGATCATGCCCACCGAGCCCTACCTGCTCGGTTCGCACTCCGGCTGCTGCGGCATCTGGGCCTCCGGTCCCGACGAGGACTGGGTTCCCGAGGAGTACAAGGTCCGCGCCGACAACGGCAAGGTCTACAACCGCATGACCACCGTGAACGGCCTCTGGACCTGCGCCGACGGCGTGGGCGCCTCCGGCCACAAGTTCTCGTCCGGTTCGCACGCTGAAGGCCGCATCGTCGGCAAGCAGATGGTGCGCTGGTGCGTGGACCACAAGGACTACAAGCCCTCCATCGCCGCCAAGGCCGACGAACTGAAGAAGGAAATCTACCAGCCCTGGTATACCTTCGAACAGTACAAGGGCGTGTCCACCGACCCCGTCATCAACCCCAACTTCATCTCGCCCAAGAACTTCATGATGCGCCTCATCAAGTGCACCGATGAATACGGCGGTGGCGTTGGCACCCTGTACACCACCTCCGCTTCCCTGCTGGGCACCGGCTTCAAGCTGCTGGCCATGCTGGAAGAGGACTCCAAGAAGCTGGCCGCCCGCGACCTGCACGAACTGATGCGCTGCTGGGAGCAGTTCCACCGCCTGTGGACCGTGCGCCTGCACATGCAGCACATCGCCTTCCGCGAGGAGTCCCGCTACCCCGGCTTCTACTACCGCGGCGACTTCCCCGGCCTGGACGACAGCAAGTGGAAGTGCTTCGTCAACTCGAAGTACGACCCTGCCACCAGGGAGACCAAGATCTTCAAGCGTCCCTACATCCAGATCATCCCCGACGCCCAGTAG
- the aprB gene encoding adenylyl-sulfate reductase subunit beta, whose protein sequence is MPTFVDPSKCDGCKGGEKTACMYICPNDLMILDPAEMRAYNQEPEACWECYSCVKICPQGAIEARPYADFAPMGGTSIPMRSADSIMWTVKFRNGNVKRFKFPIRTTPEGSIKPYEGKPEPGNLDDELLFTEAGPLAKPQAVLGKKFEITEAGTEQCWLDGFCK, encoded by the coding sequence ATGCCTACCTTTGTCGATCCTAGCAAATGTGACGGATGCAAGGGCGGCGAGAAGACCGCCTGCATGTACATTTGCCCCAACGACCTGATGATCCTCGATCCGGCCGAAATGCGGGCTTACAACCAGGAGCCCGAGGCCTGCTGGGAGTGCTACTCCTGCGTGAAGATCTGCCCCCAGGGCGCCATCGAGGCCAGGCCCTACGCCGACTTCGCTCCCATGGGCGGCACGTCCATCCCCATGCGTTCGGCCGACTCCATCATGTGGACCGTGAAGTTCCGCAACGGCAACGTGAAGCGCTTCAAGTTCCCCATCCGCACCACCCCCGAAGGTTCGATCAAGCCCTACGAGGGCAAGCCCGAGCCCGGCAACCTGGATGACGAACTGCTCTTCACCGAAGCCGGCCCTCTGGCCAAGCCCCAGGCCGTGCTCGGCAAGAAGTTCGAGATCACCGAGGCGGGCACCGAGCAGTGCTGGCTGGACGGCTTCTGCAAATAA
- a CDS encoding PAS domain S-box protein: MELPSRDAPPGQARLQALLDAAVDAIVIVGEDHLIQDFSQAASKLFGYDRREILGQPVDMLMPEPFRSAHAGYLRRYLDSGEPRIIGLGREVPALRKDGTTFPAYLSVGVGQEDGRRFFVGILHDLSREKEAFRRVRDLASLVDSTGDAVTGENNAGVVTYWNKGAAELFGYTAAEALGRDLAELLVPPERRAEFSTLRERLQKGEGPLRVETERLDKTGKRLIVSQTVSPIRDAEGRVAGASTIARDVTARRTAERAEALARRAAEEANRVKGDFLSIVSHELRTPLTVILGNIALLTDGGNMPGPEVAASIAQDIEDSANRLLGLINDLLDISDMEAGQAKLRVSPVQADELVREAVLAALDKADEKGLAITFEAAPLEITADPLRLKQALANLVDNAIKFTPSGSVFVGVSRAGNCALFEVTDTGPGIPDDQTARIFDAFHQADTSHTRAAQGAGLGLTIVRRIVELHGGVVNVQSEPGTGSSFFMAIPLTPPPGAVACTPAGLDDPRD, translated from the coding sequence GTGGAACTTCCCTCGCGCGACGCACCCCCGGGCCAGGCCAGGCTCCAGGCCCTCCTGGACGCCGCCGTGGACGCCATCGTCATCGTCGGCGAAGACCACCTCATACAAGACTTCTCCCAAGCGGCCTCCAAGCTCTTCGGCTACGACAGGCGCGAAATCCTGGGCCAACCAGTTGACATGCTCATGCCCGAGCCCTTCCGCTCGGCCCATGCCGGATACCTGCGGCGCTACCTGGATTCCGGCGAACCGCGCATCATCGGCCTGGGCCGCGAGGTGCCCGCACTGCGCAAGGACGGCACGACCTTCCCCGCCTACCTCTCCGTGGGCGTGGGTCAAGAGGACGGCAGGCGCTTTTTCGTGGGCATCCTTCACGATCTCTCCCGAGAAAAGGAGGCCTTCCGGCGCGTGCGCGACCTGGCCTCCCTGGTGGACTCCACCGGCGACGCCGTGACGGGCGAAAACAACGCGGGGGTGGTCACCTACTGGAACAAGGGCGCGGCCGAACTCTTCGGCTACACCGCCGCCGAGGCCCTGGGCCGCGACCTGGCCGAACTGCTCGTCCCCCCCGAACGCAGGGCCGAGTTCTCCACCCTGCGCGAACGCCTGCAAAAAGGCGAGGGGCCGCTGCGCGTGGAGACCGAACGCCTGGACAAGACCGGCAAGCGGCTCATCGTCTCCCAGACCGTCTCCCCCATCCGGGACGCCGAGGGCCGCGTGGCGGGGGCCTCCACCATCGCCCGCGACGTGACGGCCCGGCGCACGGCCGAACGCGCCGAGGCCTTGGCCAGGCGCGCCGCCGAGGAGGCCAACCGCGTCAAGGGCGATTTCCTCTCCATCGTCTCCCACGAGCTGCGCACGCCCCTCACCGTGATCCTGGGCAACATCGCCCTGCTCACCGACGGCGGCAACATGCCCGGGCCCGAGGTGGCGGCCTCCATCGCCCAGGACATCGAGGACAGCGCCAACCGGCTCCTTGGCCTGATCAACGACCTCCTGGACATCTCCGACATGGAGGCCGGGCAGGCAAAACTGCGCGTCTCCCCCGTCCAGGCCGACGAACTGGTGCGCGAGGCCGTGCTCGCCGCCCTGGACAAGGCTGACGAAAAGGGTCTGGCCATCACTTTCGAGGCGGCCCCCCTGGAGATCACCGCCGACCCGCTGCGCCTGAAGCAGGCCCTGGCCAACCTGGTGGACAACGCCATCAAGTTCACGCCCTCGGGCTCCGTGTTCGTGGGGGTTTCGCGCGCGGGAAACTGCGCCCTCTTCGAGGTGACGGACACCGGGCCGGGCATTCCCGACGACCAGACCGCACGCATCTTCGACGCCTTCCACCAGGCCGACACCTCGCACACCCGCGCGGCACAGGGCGCCGGCCTGGGCCTGACCATCGTGCGCCGCATCGTGGAACTGCACGGCGGCGTGGTGAACGTGCAGAGCGAGCCCGGAACGGGGAGCAGCTTCTTCATGGCCATCCCCCTAACCCCGCCGCCCGGTGCGGTGGCCTGCACACCGGCCGGACTGGATGACCCGCGAGACTAG